Sequence from the Methanocalculus alkaliphilus genome:
TCCTCCACAGGCAAGTTTGCCTTTCAGGAACTTCGAGAGGTCTTCAAGATCAATCTCATATGGATCAAGTCCGTCAACGACGGTTACTTCCTTACCGTACCGTCGCCGGTTAATCTTGACGAGGATCCTCTGCTGTTCCTTAGCTACCTCTTCACAGATACAAAGTTCCTTTGGAAGTCCACATTTTGGGCATATGCCACTGTTCATTAACCATTACTGGACGTTCATCTCTATTTATTGTATCCGGTAAAAGAGGGATTTCATGCCCCATTGATGACCCCCTTTTTTATCTTCATAGAAAGAGTACGTATGGAAATATGTCGCTTATCGTGCTTGGAACTGCCTCACACGTCGGAAAGAGTGTAACTGTTGCAGGAATATGCCGTGCGCTCTCCGACCGTGGATATACAGTCACTCCCTTTAAAGCGCAGAATATGAGTTTAAACTCATATGTCACCGGAGATGGTGCCGAGATCGGAATAGCACAGGCGATGCAGGCAGCCGCAGCCCGTCGTGAACCCTCAGCGGATATGAACCCGATCCTGCTTAAGCCCAAGGGGGAGAGCATTTCGCAGGTGATCGTCCTTGGAAAGCCCTATAAGGATCTGCCAATACGAGAATACTATAAGGAGACCGATGCGCTCCTTGAGATAGCCGTCTCCGCGTATGAACGGCTCGATAAGGAGACGGGCTGTGTGATATGTGAAGGAGCGGGGGGTGCGGCAGAGCTGAATCTCTATGATCGGGATATCGCCAATATCAGGCTTGCAGAACGACTCAACATTCCAATTATCCTGGTTGCCGATATTGAAAGAGGGGGGGTCTTTGCACAGCTTTATGGAACGATGGAACTCCTCCCACCACATATCCGCAGACTCGTTGCCGGTATAATCATTAACAAATTCAGGGGTGATCCCGGAATATTCGAATCAGGCATCAGGATGGTTGAATCTATCTGCGGTGTTCCGGTCCTTGGGCTTGTCCCGTATACAGATCTCCAGCTTCCAAGCGAGGATTCCCTCTCATTGAATGATAAGCGCGCATCAGGGTCACCGATACGCATTGGTATCATCCGCCTCACAAGGATCTCCAACTTCACCGACTTTGAGTCGCTGGAACGGGGTGCTTCAGTAGAATATGTCGTCCCCGGCAGCACACTTGAGCCATATGACTGTATCATCATTCCGGGTACAAAAAATTCTGTTGAGGATCTGGAAGAGCTCAGGGAGAAAGGGACAATACAGGAGATTTGGAAGGCACATGAACGAGGCATCCCGGTGATTGGAATCTGCGGGGGATACCAGATGCTTGGGGAGCAGATCATCGATGATGCGATAGAATCAGGTCGCCGGGGGGTATATACAGGCATTGGCCTCCTCCCGGTTGAGACACGGTTTTCCGAATACAAAAAGACAACAATCCAGGTTGTCCGCCAGGCAGAGCCGATCGGACCCATCCTCTCCGGTATCGGGGAAGTGAGGGGATATGAGATCCATATGGGTGAGACAGTACGAAAGGGTGGAAATCAGGCCTTCTCCGGAGAGGGGGCATCCAGTGATGATGGAATGGTCTTTGGGACATATCTGCACGGGCTCTTTCAGAACAGAAATGCCGCTCTCGCCCTTCTCAGATACCTGCATGAGAGAAAGGGATTATCATATTCCGAAGAGATATACATCGATCCATACGAAGAGCTCGCCCGCCATTTTGAGAGGCACCTTGACATGGAGGCGATCATCGCATTGAACAACGGGGATGATGGCAGGAAATGACAACACGGATGTCATTTACACTGGAGAGCAAACTGTCAGATCAGATTGAACAGTTTGCACAGGAGATGAGGGTCGATCGAAATGAAGCAATTCTCAGACTTATTGAGGCGGGCATCATCAAGTATTCCGAAGAGAAGGGATTCATTCCGATACAGCAGGAGCGGGGTTTTCAGGAAGTGAAGGTGATCAAAAGATCCATTGATGACCTGACGGCAACAGTCAGCGACCTGAAGAAGGAGATCAGGGTTATCCATCACATCCTTGATCTGAGACATCAGAAGGAGAGCAGACCTGTTCAGAAAGAGAGCCGCCGCTGGTGGGAGTTCTGGAAAGGTATCTGAATGATCAGCTGATGATCGACATGATACTCCGAAAACCCTCCCCCTGCAGATCGTCACACCAGACCTTTGTCACAGTTTTGAGGTTAACCTCTTCTGAAGCCCCGCTCCTTGAACAGTACGCACGGGCAGGGGAGACCACCTTCTTCCCTTTTGCCTCAAAATGCGTCGAGTGAACACAGAAGCGGCACCGATCAAGTGTAACAGGTTTCTTTGGCAGGCAGGCAACCATACCGTTCTCAACGACCAGAATTCTCAGGCGGGCATCATCCATAATAAACCACCGTATACCCGTCTTTTTGTAATGCTTCCTGAACCTTCTGCTTCCAGACAGTGTCATCAGACCCTCCATACAGCGAAACGAGTTCTGACCACCGCCTCGTTAGATCAGGATCATCGGTTTTGATATCCCTGCGTCCCTTCATCTCACCACATACGATATCATCACGTCCGATTCTTCCGGTGCAGCAGACATACTCACGGCAAAAGCGGGGGCGTGATCCATGGATAGTACAAATAATCCTCTCTTCAGCTTCCTTTCTGAGAAAAGGACATGCATGTGGATGATCTCTGAAATATGACCGATCCTTCAGAAGATCCGATCTTCCGGGATCCGGAATTGCACGAAATGTCTCCCTGGTCAGGGTGAGGGTGCACCGGTACGTAGTGCCAGTCTGCTGATCGATTCTGATATACCGTCCAAACCCATTGCAGCAACGCCCGCAGAGGGTACAGGAAAACTCCGACTCCATATCATTCCTCTCTGGCTCCGGGTAGATAAGAGTATGGCAGGTCAAAACACCACTATTAACTGGAAATGATGACCATCTCATTATCATGAAAGTCTGTATCATGTGTGGGGGGGAGGGGACCCGTCTCCGCCCTTTGACCTTTGAGAGGCCAAAGCCGACGATTCCCATCGGAGGGGTTCCCTCGATCCAGCATCTGGTCATTCATCTCGCCAACCTCGGCTTTACTGATATCGTCATCACACTTGGCTATCTGGGGGATCGGATACGGGAGGCGCTTGGTGACGGATCGCTCTACTCTGCAGATATCACCTATGTCGAGGAGAAGACAAAGCTTGGAACCGCCGGATCAGTCAAGAATGCAGAGGAATACCTTGAGGGAACACCCTTCCTTGTCGTCGGAGGAGACCATGTTACAGATATTAACCTCCTTGAGTTTTACCGTGAACACAAAAAGAACGGTGCCATCACCTCAATCGGATTGATCAGCATCGACGATCCATCTGAATACGGGATTGCAGAACTTGATGCAACCTTCACCATCCGCAGGTTCAAAGAGAAGCCTTCTCCCGGTGAGATCTTCTCGAATCTCGCATCCACAGGAATGTATGTCTGCAATTCTGAGATCTTTGATTACATCCCCACCGGCAGAAAGTTTGACTTCGCACGGGATCTCTTCCCGGCCCTGATGCATGATGGCAGGACCATCAAGGGCTGGCTTGCCAGGGGAAACTGGACCGATGTCGGATCCCCATCGATGCTCAGGCAGGCGGAACGCTGGAAACTGGCTGATATCGGTATGACAACAATCAAGGGAACCCTCTCTGTCAGGGATGCACAGATCACAGGACCTGTCCGGTTTGGTGACGCCATCTCTCTGGGATCACGATCACGCATCATCGGCCCGGTCTCCATCGGAGAGGGGGCAACGATTGGAGAGGATGTTATCATCGGCCCCTACACATCCATCGGAGATCACTGTGTGATCTCAAATGGCTCCAAGATCTTCTCATCATCCATATACTCAGGAGTCAGGATCGGGACCGGTTCAACAATCAGCGGGAGTATCATCGACAATGATGTTGTCATCAGAGATGGCTGCTCAATTGAGAATGATACCGTCATCGGTCCACGTGCTTCCATAGGAGAGGGGGTCGTCGTCCATTCACGAACCCGGCTCTGGCCTGAGGTTAACGTTCAGCCAGGGACAGTGGTAAAAGAGTACGTCCTGAATGATGCATATGACACCCGGCATGAGGGGTCATAGAACCCCTGCTTCAGCTATGTGGTACAAGCCGGTGGGTGATAGCAACGAGTGGGTGTCTGGCATAGTCCAGAACCACAATATCATCGAGTGAGTGAAGGTTCATGGTATTAGCCGTCCTCTCCAGCCCAAGCTCGATATCCTCGGTTATATCGATGATATACGCCTCCAGATGCCTGATGCCGAGCCGCTTGGCAGCAACGGCGCGATGGTGGCCATCCACCATGATCAGCTTCCCCGGCTGCCTGACAGCGATGACAGGTTCGGCCAGACCTTTTCTGATCTCGTACATCCTCCCCTCAAGTTCATCCTGATAGATCTTTGCCTGGGTCGGCCGGAGCTTGTCGACGGGAATCATGCCCCGGTCAAGGGTCGGTTCGATCCCGTACAGCTTGGTGAGGGTCTTCATAAAGTTAAAGACCTTCTCCGGGGATACATGCTCAATCTGGGAGCGGATAACATCAGCATTTGAGATGATACCGACGAGTTCGTTCTTCTCGTCGATTACCGGGAGTTTCTGAATGCCTGATCGGAAGATGACCCGTGCCGCATCGGTGATGCACATCTCGGGATCGGCAACGATCAGGTGGCGTGACATGATCTGGTCGATACGGGTTGATGGATGGACCCCGATGATATCCCGTGCGGAGATATAACCGACGACCTTCTTTCCCCGGACGACAGGAAAACCGTCATGATGAGTCGATCTGATATGGGAGATAACATCCTTTACCGTTCCAGCCGCCTCGACCGTCACAACGTCGTAGGTCATATAGTCACTGACCTTCTTCTTCTCCATTGGTATTGATATTCCCACAAAACACCATCAAAGCATCGGTCTTTAAAAAAGTATCAGTTGACAGGAATTGTCCTTCCTGTCTCCTTCTCGGACAACTTCAGCCGGATCTCAAGGACTCCGTTTTTAAAGGAAGCTTGTGCACTCTCCTCATCAACATCGCCAGGGAGGCGGACGACGCGGCGCATCGATCCATAGACTCGCTCCCTCATGAAGTAGTTCTCCTCTTCCTCCTTCTTCTCTTCCCGCCGTTCTGTTGATATCTCAAGGGTCCGTGGATCATGGAGCCGGACATTGACCTGCTCCTTCTCGATTCCCGGAAGATCCGCGACGACGACAACGTCGCCCTCATGCTCACAGACATCAACCCGGAACTCCCCTCTGACAGCCGGGATAAGGCGATCTGCCGCCCCCCCCTCAGGGAGCAGTGTCCTGCCTCCGGAGAAGAGATCCTGGAAACGGGTCTCCATCTCTCCCATCATCTCATCAATCTCATGGCCAAGTGAGCCGAACGGATATCTTCGCCTACGCCATACCATAGTTTGTACCTCCAGACCACACAGGGTGTGTGGTTAACCTTCGGTTAGGAATAGCAAGAACATAATTTTTTCTATGGTGCCAATGCTTATCCCTGGTATGGGATCATCATAAAGGAATGAGGGGGCTGTCATAGTAGCGAGCCCGTCATCCCGGTAATCACGGGAGTGAGTGCGTCTCGATCCAATGCCATGGTCCGGACCGGATGCTGATATTTTTTGTAGTACCAGAGCAGAGAGAGTACAATTCAGGAGATCGAAGATGGAGATCACACCGACAGAGATACAGAATATCCGATTTTTGAAAGTATCCGGCAGAATCGACTCTTCCAACGCCCCCGACGCTGAAGAGAAACTCCGGGGATATGCAGAGGGCGGGGACGGCCCGGTCATCATCGACGGGAGTGAACTGACATATATCAGCAGTGGCGGCCTTCGCGTCCTGCTTACCATCGAAAAAGGGTTGGCAAAAGAGGACCGGCATATCATCCTCTGCTCCCTCCGTCCGGATGTTGAGAAGATCTTCAGACTGACCGGTTTTTCATCCATCTTTTCCATCCATCCCTCCATTGATGCCGCTATGGCGTATCTTCAGGGATAGAGCCTGGAGTCAAATTGTAAACGGCGGCATCCAGATGCGAGGATAAGGAGAGGATCAGAATCACCTATCCATCCTAACGAAGCATTATCTGGATCAATACCATTACAGAAGATATGCATATCCATACGCCCATCCTGATCGTGGGAATTCTGATCTCCCTGCTCATCCTTATCTCCCCCGTCAATGCAGCAGAGACGGGATCTGTTGAGATCATCTCAGACCCTGGCAACGCCGAGGTCTATATCACGGGCCAGTTCCGGGGCTACACCCCCATCACCATCAGCGAACTCAGACCCGGACTGACCCGGATCTCTGTGAGGAGGCCAAACTACCAGAACTGGGACGGGGTCGCCTACATTACACCGGGTGCAACCGTCCGGCTTGAGCCGGAACTTGCACGAACAGGAACTGTTTTCCGAAATACCGGAAACATCGTCATCACCACACATCCGGAAGCGGTTGTATTGCAGAATCAGAACTATGTCGGAGTGACAGATGAGGACGGGAGCCTCATTATCGCACGGACCGACCTGGGCGCCCACCTGATAACAATAGAGAAAGAGGGGTATTACAGTTATCAGGAGTATACCACCGTCTATCCGGGGAAGACGTCCGGTATTGTGAAAGAGCTTCAGCCACTCACCACACCGGAACCTGCCCCACCGGTCCCGACTCCTGATCTCCGGGTATCGCCTGTTCCGACACCGCCTGAGCAGAGTGCGCCGGCCCCTGCAATCATCATCGCAGGGATCGTCGCAGCATCATTGGCAGCAGGAGTTATGCGCCGGTTCTGATCTGTTCTGCTATCCAGTCGCCGACACTGCTCGTCGACTGGCTGCCACCCATATCTTTTGTGACATGGCCGGCGATAATCGATGACTCGATTCCTCTGATGACGGCATCAGCAGCTTCTTTCTCCCCGATATTCTCAAGCAGAAGTGCGCCGGCCCAGATCGTCGCAAGGGGGTTTGCGATATTCATCCCTTTGTACTTCGGGGCAGAGCCATGGATCGGCTCAAACATTGAGATTCCATCAGGGTTGATGTTTCCACCGGGTGCGAGACCAAGGCCCCCCTGAATCATCGCTCCAAGGTCAGTGATGATATCCCCAAACATATTCGGGGTGACAACGACATCGAACCATTCAGGGTTCTTGACAAACCACATCGTCACCGCATCGACAAAGGTGAAATCGGTCTTGACATCAGGATATCTGCCCGAAACCGAGGTGAAGACCTCACGCCAGAGTCCGTAGATGTCGGAGAGGACGTTGGCCTTATCAACCGATGTGCAGCTCTTCTCCCTCTCCTGGGCACGCTCAAAGGCATAATTGATGACCCGCTCTGCACCCTCCCTGGTGATGAGGCCGATCTGGTAGGCGACCTCCGTCGCATCACTCTCAACATCAACGCCGAATTTGATGGAGTAGAGATTGCGGATCACCTCAAGGCTCGTCTTCTCAGATCCAGTAAACCGTGATCCGATACCGACATAGAAGTCCTCGGTATTCTCCCTCACAACAAGGAAATCGATATCCTCGGGCTTCTTGTTGGCAAGGGGTGTGGTGACGCCATCCAGAAGCTTGATCGGGCGGAGATTGATATACTGGTCAAAATGGAACCTGAGGGCAAGGAGAATACCCTTCTCAATAATGCCGGGTTTGACGCGATCATCGCCCAATGCACCAAAATAGATCGAGTCACAGGCTTCAAGACCGGTGATATCTTCCTCGGTCAGAAGTTCTCCGGTCCTGAGGTACCGTTCCGATCCAATATCGAAGTTGACCCAGTCGATATCAAAGTTGAACCGCTCACCGGCGGCATCCAGGACAGTGACTCCTGCATCAATGATCTCAGGTCCGATTCCATCTCCATCTATACGTGCTACTCTGTGCATGTCTTCACCTCCGGGTGCGCCCGCGCATAGGCGACGAGCCCCCCCGCTTTTATTATTTCAAGAAGGAATTCCGGAACAGGATCGATCGGGTATCGCTTCCCGGCCGACTCAATATATCCTTCATCCGTATTTACAATCAGTTCTGCCCCATCCGCAATAGCTCCGGCATCTTCACAGACAAGCGGAAGAAGTCCGGTATTAATGGCATTTCGATAAAATATCCTCGCATACGACTCAGCGACGATCACCCGGACACCGGAGCCCCGGATAGCAAGGGGTGCATGCTCACGTGACGAGCCACAGCCAAAGTTGCGGCCACCGACGATGATATCCCCTTCTTCAGCCTGCTTTGAAAAGTCGTCACGGGTTCCCTCAAACGCATGTGAGGCAAGTTCTTTTTCATCATAGATCGTCAGAAAACGACCCGGTATGATTGCATCCGTATCGATATCGTTGCCAAATTTCCAGACACGCATCGCCATTACACCCCCCTCGGATCAGTTATCTCACCATACAGGGCACTTGCCGCAGCCGTTGCCGGGGATGAGAGATAGACCTCAGCCTCCGTACTTCCCTGCCGTCCCCGGAAGTTCCGGTTGGATGTTGAGAGGGAGACTTCACCCGGTGCAAGGAGACCAAATGCCCCACCCATGCACGGACCACAGCAGGGCGCCTCGACAAGAGCGCCTGCCTCGACGAACCGTTCGATGAGCCCTGCACGGAGGGTCTTGAGATACTCGTCACGGGATGCCGGGATGATGATCACCCGCACCTTATCAGAGAAGGTCTCGTTACCCAGGACCTCGGCAGCCTCCTGCATATCCTCAAACCTGCCGTTTGTGCAGGAGCCGATGAAGACCTGATCGACCTTTCGTCCTGCAACCTCCTCAACGGAGACGACATTATCGACATTATGGGGAACGGCAACCTGTGGTGAGAGATCAGCGACATCATATGACCGCTGATCAAGATAGACGGCATCCGGATCAGGTGCGATATCGACGGGATCAAACGACCTCCGTTCCTTCAGATACGCCAGTGTCACCTCGTCAGGGGGGACGATCCCTGCCTTCCCACCCATCTCGATTGCCATATTACAGCAGGTCATCCTGCCCGGCATATCCATCTCGTTAAAAGCAGATC
This genomic interval carries:
- the yciH gene encoding stress response translation initiation inhibitor YciH, translating into MNSGICPKCGLPKELCICEEVAKEQQRILVKINRRRYGKEVTVVDGLDPYEIDLEDLSKFLKGKLACGGTVKGNTIELQGNHRDRVKDLLSQKGYKIDNIN
- a CDS encoding cobyric acid synthase, with product MSLIVLGTASHVGKSVTVAGICRALSDRGYTVTPFKAQNMSLNSYVTGDGAEIGIAQAMQAAAARREPSADMNPILLKPKGESISQVIVLGKPYKDLPIREYYKETDALLEIAVSAYERLDKETGCVICEGAGGAAELNLYDRDIANIRLAERLNIPIILVADIERGGVFAQLYGTMELLPPHIRRLVAGIIINKFRGDPGIFESGIRMVESICGVPVLGLVPYTDLQLPSEDSLSLNDKRASGSPIRIGIIRLTRISNFTDFESLERGASVEYVVPGSTLEPYDCIIIPGTKNSVEDLEELREKGTIQEIWKAHERGIPVIGICGGYQMLGEQIIDDAIESGRRGVYTGIGLLPVETRFSEYKKTTIQVVRQAEPIGPILSGIGEVRGYEIHMGETVRKGGNQAFSGEGASSDDGMVFGTYLHGLFQNRNAALALLRYLHERKGLSYSEEIYIDPYEELARHFERHLDMEAIIALNNGDDGRK
- a CDS encoding type II secretion system protein E, whose amino-acid sequence is MTTRMSFTLESKLSDQIEQFAQEMRVDRNEAILRLIEAGIIKYSEEKGFIPIQQERGFQEVKVIKRSIDDLTATVSDLKKEIRVIHHILDLRHQKESRPVQKESRRWWEFWKGI
- a CDS encoding YkgJ family cysteine cluster protein: MESEFSCTLCGRCCNGFGRYIRIDQQTGTTYRCTLTLTRETFRAIPDPGRSDLLKDRSYFRDHPHACPFLRKEAEERIICTIHGSRPRFCREYVCCTGRIGRDDIVCGEMKGRRDIKTDDPDLTRRWSELVSLYGGSDDTVWKQKVQEALQKDGYTVVYYG
- a CDS encoding sugar phosphate nucleotidyltransferase — protein: MKVCIMCGGEGTRLRPLTFERPKPTIPIGGVPSIQHLVIHLANLGFTDIVITLGYLGDRIREALGDGSLYSADITYVEEKTKLGTAGSVKNAEEYLEGTPFLVVGGDHVTDINLLEFYREHKKNGAITSIGLISIDDPSEYGIAELDATFTIRRFKEKPSPGEIFSNLASTGMYVCNSEIFDYIPTGRKFDFARDLFPALMHDGRTIKGWLARGNWTDVGSPSMLRQAERWKLADIGMTTIKGTLSVRDAQITGPVRFGDAISLGSRSRIIGPVSIGEGATIGEDVIIGPYTSIGDHCVISNGSKIFSSSIYSGVRIGTGSTISGSIIDNDVVIRDGCSIENDTVIGPRASIGEGVVVHSRTRLWPEVNVQPGTVVKEYVLNDAYDTRHEGS
- a CDS encoding CBS domain-containing ParB/RepB/Spo0J family partition protein, with amino-acid sequence MEKKKVSDYMTYDVVTVEAAGTVKDVISHIRSTHHDGFPVVRGKKVVGYISARDIIGVHPSTRIDQIMSRHLIVADPEMCITDAARVIFRSGIQKLPVIDEKNELVGIISNADVIRSQIEHVSPEKVFNFMKTLTKLYGIEPTLDRGMIPVDKLRPTQAKIYQDELEGRMYEIRKGLAEPVIAVRQPGKLIMVDGHHRAVAAKRLGIRHLEAYIIDITEDIELGLERTANTMNLHSLDDIVVLDYARHPLVAITHRLVPHS
- a CDS encoding Hsp20/alpha crystallin family protein, with the translated sequence MVWRRRRYPFGSLGHEIDEMMGEMETRFQDLFSGGRTLLPEGGAADRLIPAVRGEFRVDVCEHEGDVVVVADLPGIEKEQVNVRLHDPRTLEISTERREEKKEEEENYFMRERVYGSMRRVVRLPGDVDEESAQASFKNGVLEIRLKLSEKETGRTIPVN
- a CDS encoding STAS domain-containing protein, producing MEITPTEIQNIRFLKVSGRIDSSNAPDAEEKLRGYAEGGDGPVIIDGSELTYISSGGLRVLLTIEKGLAKEDRHIILCSLRPDVEKIFRLTGFSSIFSIHPSIDAAMAYLQG
- a CDS encoding PEGA domain-containing protein, with translation MHIHTPILIVGILISLLILISPVNAAETGSVEIISDPGNAEVYITGQFRGYTPITISELRPGLTRISVRRPNYQNWDGVAYITPGATVRLEPELARTGTVFRNTGNIVITTHPEAVVLQNQNYVGVTDEDGSLIIARTDLGAHLITIEKEGYYSYQEYTTVYPGKTSGIVKELQPLTTPEPAPPVPTPDLRVSPVPTPPEQSAPAPAIIIAGIVAASLAAGVMRRF
- a CDS encoding 3-isopropylmalate dehydrogenase, giving the protein MHRVARIDGDGIGPEIIDAGVTVLDAAGERFNFDIDWVNFDIGSERYLRTGELLTEEDITGLEACDSIYFGALGDDRVKPGIIEKGILLALRFHFDQYINLRPIKLLDGVTTPLANKKPEDIDFLVVRENTEDFYVGIGSRFTGSEKTSLEVIRNLYSIKFGVDVESDATEVAYQIGLITREGAERVINYAFERAQEREKSCTSVDKANVLSDIYGLWREVFTSVSGRYPDVKTDFTFVDAVTMWFVKNPEWFDVVVTPNMFGDIITDLGAMIQGGLGLAPGGNINPDGISMFEPIHGSAPKYKGMNIANPLATIWAGALLLENIGEKEAADAVIRGIESSIIAGHVTKDMGGSQSTSSVGDWIAEQIRTGA
- a CDS encoding 3-isopropylmalate dehydratase small subunit, with the translated sequence MRVWKFGNDIDTDAIIPGRFLTIYDEKELASHAFEGTRDDFSKQAEEGDIIVGGRNFGCGSSREHAPLAIRGSGVRVIVAESYARIFYRNAINTGLLPLVCEDAGAIADGAELIVNTDEGYIESAGKRYPIDPVPEFLLEIIKAGGLVAYARAHPEVKTCTE
- a CDS encoding 3-isopropylmalate dehydratase large subunit, producing the protein MARGLTVAEKIFSRRCHREKKAGDVVMAPIDAAMIHDITGPLAITQFWEMGGERVFDPEKIILLFDHQIPADSIPAAKNHVMMRAFAEDQGIVNYDLREGVCHQVALEKGRVAPGDIVVGSDSHTCMYGAVGAFATGIGSTDMGFALKFGALYFRVPESIRVKAEGRFSPRVGPKDLILRLTGDIGADGATYRALEFGGSAFNEMDMPGRMTCCNMAIEMGGKAGIVPPDEVTLAYLKERRSFDPVDIAPDPDAVYLDQRSYDVADLSPQVAVPHNVDNVVSVEEVAGRKVDQVFIGSCTNGRFEDMQEAAEVLGNETFSDKVRVIIIPASRDEYLKTLRAGLIERFVEAGALVEAPCCGPCMGGAFGLLAPGEVSLSTSNRNFRGRQGSTEAEVYLSSPATAAASALYGEITDPRGV